The DNA segment GGCTTCGTCTATGCGATCAAGGTCACACCCAAGAAAGGCAAACCGTATTTCCTGGTGCGCGCCGATGGTTCGGACGCCAATTACATCCGGTCTGACCAGCCGGATATGCTGATTCCGTCGTGGGAAATCTTTACCTGGAAGTAAGATTCCCGACTTTTAATCGGCGTCGCCTCGCGACGCCTGAACTGAGCAGTTTTTAACCATGTCTGTGTTCACGCCCCTGGCTCGGCCCGAGCTGGAAACCTTTCTCGCCCCTTACGGGCTCGGCCGTCTGCTCGATTTCCAGGGGATCGCCGCCGGCAGCGAAAACACCAATTTTTTCATCAGCCTGGAGCAGGGCGAATTTGTCCTGACCCTGGTCGAGCGCGGGCCGGTGCAGGAGATGCCGTTTTTCATCGACCTGCTCGATGTGCTGCACCAAGCCGATCTGCCGGTGCCCTATGCGCTGCGCACCACGGATGGCGTGGCCTTGCGCGAGTTGAAAGGCAAACCGGCGCTGTTGCAACCGCGTCTGGCCGGCAAGCACATCAAGGTCGCCAATGCCCAGCATTGCGCGCAGGTCGGCGAATTGCAGGCACATCTGCACCTGGCGACTCAGGGCGAGCGCATGATCAAGCGCAAGACCGATCGTGGTCTGGACTGGATGCTGGAGGAGGGTGGCGAGTTCCTGTCGCACCTGAGCGGTGAACCGCAAGCCTTGCTGCAAAAGGCTCTGGATGAAATCACCGTGCAGAAGGAGCGGATTCTGGCGTTGCCTCGGGCGAACATTCACGCCGATCTGTTTCGCGATAACGCCATGTTCGAAGGCACTCACCTGACCGGGCTGATCGACTTCTACAACGCCTGTTCGGGGCCGATGCTCTATGACGTGGCGATTGCCTTGAATGACTGGTGTTCGAGCGAAGACGGCGTGCTCGACGGGCCGCGCGCCCGCGCATTCCTCGGCGCCTATGCGGCGCTGCGTCCGTTCACCGCGGCGGAGGCCGAGTTGTGGCCGACGATGCTGCGCGTCGCGTGTGTGCGGTTCTGGCTGTCACGCTTGATCGCCGCCGAGCAGTTTGCCGGGCAGGATGTGTTGATTCACGATCCGCAGGAATTCGAGCAGCGGTTGGCGCAGCGGCAGCAGGTCAACACACCGTTACCCTTCGCCCTTTAAAAGCTTCGCGAGCAGGGTTTCGATGATTCCTGTGGGAGCGAGCCTGCTCGCGAAGGCGGCACATTCAACATCCCGGTTGACTGAAACAGCGCTTTCGCGAGCAGGCTCGCTCTCAAAGGGGCTGGGTTATCACAACGATTCCAGGCACCCGGCCAGATCATTCCCCAACTTCTCCAGCATCTGCTCATAACCCTGAGCCGTCGCCGGCGTGTAACCCCCCAGCGCATCCAGCTCCGCCAGCTTCACCGGCAGGCCGGCGACCAACGTCTCCGCCAGACGCGGACGCAGCGGGGGTTCGCTGAACACACAGGTCTTGCCGACTTCCTGCAAACGCGTGCGCATCGCCGCGACATGCTGGGCGCCTGGCTGCACTTCAGCCGCTACCGCGAACACCCCGGCGTGCTTCAGGCCATAGGTGTCTTCGAAATAATCAAACGCCTCGTGGAACACGAAGTACGGCTTGCCTTCGACATTGGCCAGACGCTTCTTCAAGCGTTGATCCAAGGCATCCAGACGCTCATCGAATGCCTTGGCATTGCGCTGATA comes from the Pseudomonas granadensis genome and includes:
- a CDS encoding homoserine kinase, which translates into the protein MSVFTPLARPELETFLAPYGLGRLLDFQGIAAGSENTNFFISLEQGEFVLTLVERGPVQEMPFFIDLLDVLHQADLPVPYALRTTDGVALRELKGKPALLQPRLAGKHIKVANAQHCAQVGELQAHLHLATQGERMIKRKTDRGLDWMLEEGGEFLSHLSGEPQALLQKALDEITVQKERILALPRANIHADLFRDNAMFEGTHLTGLIDFYNACSGPMLYDVAIALNDWCSSEDGVLDGPRARAFLGAYAALRPFTAAEAELWPTMLRVACVRFWLSRLIAAEQFAGQDVLIHDPQEFEQRLAQRQQVNTPLPFAL
- a CDS encoding DUF2782 domain-containing protein, encoding MRTLNRLLLVGLIAVSPLAAMAADDAPGGDPEVTIRTDGDKTIQEYSRNGFVYAIKVTPKKGKPYFLVRADGSDANYIRSDQPDMLIPSWEIFTWK